A part of Rhipicephalus microplus isolate Deutch F79 chromosome 8, USDA_Rmic, whole genome shotgun sequence genomic DNA contains:
- the LOC142768743 gene encoding uncharacterized protein LOC142768743 has protein sequence MDLFKCQEAIDSASTEIQEVEQGNGKQRATCVIVVDCSAIGFIDSCGLHALEHVADMCTDNKCVLYLASLRDTVLSVIEIQKTILEKIGLEHITPTIQDAIALANCRLRSQIISFDEESHL, from the exons ATGGATCTGTTTAAGTGTCAAGAAGCTATCGACAGCGCATCCACGGAAATTCAAGAAGT TGAACAGGGAAACGGCAAACAAAGAGCCACGTGTGTCATTGTTGTGGATTGCTCGGCCATTGGCTTCATCGACTCATGCGGTCTTCATGCACTAGAACAC GTTGCCGATATGTGCACCGACAACAAGTGCGTTCTTTATCTGGCATCTTTGCGAG aTACCGTACTGAGCGTCATCGAAATTCAAAAGACCATATTGGAGAAGATTGGACTGGAGCACATCACCCCTACTATACAAGACGCaatcgcactggccaattgccGGCTGCGTTCACAAATAATCAGCTTTGACGAAGAATCCCACCTATAG